The nucleotide sequence CAGTAATTAATAACCTACACCAGGTGAGAGCGAACATTTACTCTACTGCGAAAGCAGGCCATATTGTGATCTCGACCAAAGGTGAGGGCTATGACATACAAATTAGTGGTAGGGACAGAGTCGTCTATCAAGCCACTTCCTAGAAAAACTGAGCGTGTATGCTCAGTTTTTTTTATGGAAAAATTTTTTATAAAAAAGATTGACAGTAATGTTCATTGGTTTTATAGTTAGTTACATAAGTAATGAACCAAATGGGTGGTGATGTTTAGGTGAAGCATTCGTTAGATGATAATCGACCAATATATCATCAAATCAAAGAACATATAGAAGACTCCATTATTAGTGAAGCGATTGGAACAGGAGAGCGAGTTCCATCAACGAACGAATTTGCAAGCTTCTTTAAGATAAATCCAGCCACTGCTGCCAAAGGAGTGAATGAATTGGTAGATGAGGGGATCTTGGTGAAACGGAGGGGTGTCGGCATGTTTGTGACAGAGGATGCAAGGTCCATTTTAATACAAAAACGGAAGGATTCCTTTTTCAAAAGCTACGTTATCCCATTAAGGGATGAAGCAAAGAAATTACAAATTACGGAAACAGAACTATTGGATATGATCCAAAAAGGAGGGGAAATCAGTGAAGATTGAAGTAAAACAGCTTACGAAGCAGTATAAAGAGAAGCTTGCATTGAATTCAGTTAGTTTTGCTTTAGAAGAACCGAAAATTTACGGGTTGTTAGGTCGAAATGGTGCGGGAAAGACAACCTTCATGGAACTTTTAACTGGACTCATTTTACCGAACGAAGGTGAAATCCTGATTGACGGACAACGTCCGTTTGAAAATAGGAAATTAACGGAATCGATTTGTTTCATTCGAGAAGGACAAAACTTTAAAAAGGATTTAAGCATTAAAAATGTCCTTGTTATTTCCTCGTTGTTTTATCCGAACTGGGACCAATCCTTGGCGGAAAGATTGATGGAGGAATTTCACTTAACAAAGGGTATGAAAGTAAAGGCTCTTTCTAAAGGGATGGAGTCCGCTTTAGGAATCATCGTAGGATTAGCGAGCAAGGCGCCAATTACGATGTTTGATGAACCGTATATTGGGTTAGATGCTGCAGCCCGTTCTCGCTTCTATGAACTATTGATGGAGGAGTATGAAAATGAGAAGCGATTAATTATTTTTTCTACACACTTGATCGACGAAGTTAGTTCCCTGTTTGAAGAGGTTCTAATTTTTGAGGATGGAAAATTAAAGCTACAGGAAGATACGGATTCACTAAGAGAACGCTGCTATTCTATTACAGGACCTACTAAATCGGTTGAAAGTTTTGTTCATAACAAACAAGTCATTCATCAAAAATCGCTAGCTGGTATGTCAACAGCCGTTATTATGGATGACAATAAGGATGTTCAAGTAGGTGCTCCACTAGTAAAGGAAGGGGTGTCGATCCAAGACCTAATGATTCATCTGACAGCTCGCAAAGGAGAGGGAGTACATGAGTAAACAATTGAAGGCGATGTTATATTTTTATGTAACGGATATGAGAAAGCAATTTACAATATTCTGGATGATCCTAATGAGTATAGTAGTTGTTTCTCTTATCATGGCAACCACCATGCCGGACTTTTGGGAAGCTTATCTAACAATCTCGATTCCTGTGTATACTTTCTCAGGGGTTGCTGGTTTCAAAATTATAAAAGAAAGCCTGCCCTTCACAATTAAAATGGGTGGAACACGAAGTAGCTATTTTGTATCCATCGGAATGTTTATGTTAGGTTACTCCATCATTGCAGCGTTTATTACGAATGTAGTCCATTCACTTAGTATGCTTGTTATGGATATCTTAAAATTGGATAACCTCCAAATTATGCATCCAACTGCTCTTATGGGACAAGAAGACGTTTGGCTTTACCGATTTGGAATAGACTTCTATTTGAATTTCTTCTTTATTGCAACACTCTTCATTCTAGGACTTATTTTTTACAAATTTGGTATAGTAGGTGGTTTTTTAACACTTGGTGTATTCGCTCTATTAAACGCCGTTGCTATTGCCAGCGGAGAATTAATAGAGCTGGGAGAAGTCGTTATATTCCAATCGGAAGTTAGTCATTACCTTGTATTGTTTGGGATAGGTGCCTTTCTGTATGTCATCTCATGGTCCTTGTTGAGGAGAATATCTGCTGTTCCACAGTCTTAAGAAAAGATCCTTTCATCACATTAAGAAAATGCGTTGCAGGGGAAAAATACGAAATTGTATAGAAATATGTAAGACCAAATCGCATTGATTTGGTCTTTTCCGTGAATTTTCACTATATCTGCCATCGGATGAGTTTTTTAAAATAATAGTATTAGAAGAATTAGCAAAAGAAAAGGATCGGTCATATTAATGTTGCCGTTCCTTTTTAATATGTATAGAGTTATTGGAATTTAATGTTAAAATTAGACTGTGAGCAGTTGTACTTAAAATGGTAGGTAGCTTACGAAATAAGAAAGGGTTCGACAAAGGGGGAGGTAGCATGAATGATAAATTCTTAATATTTTTAATAGGCTCTTACTTTTTGGCTTTTTCCGTGAATTTGATGCCTGCGATCAAGCATCCGGATTTGGATGTAAATGTTTTCCACTTGCTAGTAACTTTATTTTTTATGCTCTTGTTACTTATGTACTCTAAAAAAGGAAGTAAGAAGTTGAAGGTATTTGCATTAGTAGGAGTCATATCAGGTCTACTAGTATTTGTAATCACAACATTTGAACACGCTATGTTTGAGCATGTTATTTTAAATTCAATAGCCGCATTACAGTATCCTTTTTACCTGATTTTTACCACGCCAGTCTTTGGTGGCAATATGTTATTCGATCTAAGTTACGGGTCTTATTCATTGCTGGTGTCATTGTTTTATGGAGTTGTTTTCGTTTTAACAAATTTCTTTAGAAAGAATGATGCAGTCTCCGTTTAATCTTAGTGAACGGATGGGGGCGTTACTCAAGAAGGAAATTGTATCTTTCTTATTGAAGTAAAGGGTACTTTTGTTGAAGAACAAGGGGTATTTATAGGGAGGGGGAGATTGATGGTAAAGAGAAAAGTTATTACAACTATATTAGCGACTCCTATTTCACTAATGTTTATCTTTGCATTTTTCTTTGGTGAATGGAATAGACCTTTTGATTTAATTACGATGTCAGGAGCGTTTAGTCTATTTTTAGCACCTTTTATATTACTGTATGGGGTTCCTGTCACATTTTTATCAGACTATGTATGCAAGCAATTAACGGGAATCGCTCGTACATTAACTGCATTCATTGTCCACTTATTTTTTGGTGTATTGTTCGGTTTTATAGCTCCAATGGATGAACAATTTTCGTTGTTTGGAACAGAGGTTAATGCAGCTAGTTTGTCTGCTTCGATTACAGCATTATTCTTTTGGATAATAGATGAGCTAATCAGAAGAAAAAATCCTAAATCAACATATAGTTCTTGATGAAGAAGAAAATATAAATAAAGAGACAATACTATACGGAAAACCATTAGGTAATCCAATCCTTTGTGTGTTATTTGCGCTGTCATTTTGTAATGAGAATTGTATGCTATTTTATCTCCGAAAGTATTTGACCTACCTTCCTCACCACAATGACCTTTTTTCCTACATCTCTTCCGCTGCTTTACGATATCCATAAAAAGGACGATACTTTTGCTGCTCATAATATGTGTGAGAAGTGGAAGAAGCAAGGAGCTCCACTCGAGTAGCTGGGTACAAGTCATGTGCTTTTTCTATTAATTCTTTTCCGATACCATATTTTCTATATGCTTGATCAACGAGAAGCTCACATATGTACAAGCTAATGTGTTGATCTGTTAAACCCCGAATATATCCCACAACTGTCTCATTCACTGTTGCAACAAGAGTAGGATTGGAGGTAAGTAAAGCGGATAAATATTGGTCTTGTTTGCTGACGAGGTTGGTCCATTTTTCTTCCATGATTAGTTCTACTATTCGTGGGAAATCACTTTCTTGAAAAGGTCTTATCATTAGGTCCATAGCATAGCAGCCTCCTTTAGTTAATGGAATAGGTCAAATAAAAAATGATTTAAAAATAACGAAACAATTTAGTAAACGCCGATAAACAAAAATAAACGCCAATAAATGAATTTGAAGGCCAATATCCAGCCCGTGAGCGCCAATAAAATCCCGCACCAGAACACCGCAAAGAAAAGAGTACAACTCAACTGAATTGTACCCTTCCTTAACCTATATTGTAAACTTACGAACAAGTTCTTGTAACTGTTCGGCCATTTCAGCAAGAGATTTTGCACTGGACGTAATTTCTTCCATAGATGCAAGCTGTTCTTCCGTGGTGGCAGCAACTTGTTGAGAATGAGAAGCATTCTCTTGAGAGACAGAAGCAATCTCATTTGCTGATGCACTGATTTCTTGAATGCTAGCAGAAATCTGTTCCACCGTAGAAGATACCTCATCAATCTGTGGACTAATATCTTGTGTTTGTTTCATAATTTCAACGAATTTCTTAGAAGTAACCTCGGTTAACTTCAATCCTTCTTCGGCATTTGTGGTTACTTCAGCCATAACTGCAACGGATTTATCCGTATCTTGTTGGATTCCCTTAATTAAGTCAGAGATCATTTTTGCAGACTCCTGAGACTTTTCAGCTAAGTTTCTAACCTCATTAGCAACGACCGCGAATCCTTTACCGTGTTCTCCTGCGCGTGCAGATTCAATCGCAGCATTTAGTGCAAGTAAATTGGTTTGCTCGGCAATATCCCCGATAACGCCAACGATTTCTCCAATTTCTTTAGAACGAGCTGCAAGCCCTTTGATTACTTCGTTGGAGCTTGTAACAGATTCTACAATAAACTTCATTTGCTCGTAATTATCCTTCACATACTTGCCGCCTTCTTCAGCATTAGAAACAGTCTGTTTAGATAACTCGGCTACATGTGAAGTACTTTCTGTAATAGTACTTACCCCTTTGGAAACTTCTTCGAGGGAATCAGAAGTAGCTGTGATTCGTTGTGTTGTATCCTCAGAACCATTAGAGATTTGATCAATGGCGTCCGCAACGTGTGATGTTGCTTCTGATGTTTGCTCAGCACTTGCTGTAAGCTCTTCTGAAGAAGAAGCTACTTTTTCAATCGATTCATTAATGCTTGATACGACAGAACGGATGGAATCAACCATTGTGTTAAAGCTTTCTGCTAAGGTACCAATTTCGTCATTCGTTTTGATCTCAATTTTCTCGGTTAAATCTCCTTCGCTAATAACTTGAGCAGATTTTGTAAGAGCGAGAAGTGGTCTCGTAATCGAACGAACGATGAAGTATATAACAATACCACCTAAAATTAAGGAAACAATGACAATGATAACAGTGGAATAAGCGATATCAGATGTAGCACTCGTCACTTCTGATGAGTACATAGTACCACCAATTTTCCAACCTGTTATTTCATTGGTTGTAAAGTTCATCCATTTGGAATCCCCTTCAAATTGGTACGTGAAGCTGCCGCTTTCACCAGAAAACATATTTTCTACCCACTCACCCTCAGCACTTGAAGCACGTTCTTTCGAAGGGTGAACCAAATATTGCTTTTGTGTATCAAGTATGGTTATATACCCTTCTTCCCCAATTTTGACGGAGGAAGCGAAGGCATCTAGGCTATTTAAATTGATATCAATCCCAATAACTCCAGAACCATCATTTGTCACTTGAGCAACAGTCACAACAATTTGATTAGTCGAGGCGTCTGAATAAGGGGCAGTGATAATCATATTCCCTTT is from Radiobacillus kanasensis and encodes:
- a CDS encoding GntR family transcriptional regulator — protein: MKHSLDDNRPIYHQIKEHIEDSIISEAIGTGERVPSTNEFASFFKINPATAAKGVNELVDEGILVKRRGVGMFVTEDARSILIQKRKDSFFKSYVIPLRDEAKKLQITETELLDMIQKGGEISED
- a CDS encoding ABC transporter ATP-binding protein, which produces MKIEVKQLTKQYKEKLALNSVSFALEEPKIYGLLGRNGAGKTTFMELLTGLILPNEGEILIDGQRPFENRKLTESICFIREGQNFKKDLSIKNVLVISSLFYPNWDQSLAERLMEEFHLTKGMKVKALSKGMESALGIIVGLASKAPITMFDEPYIGLDAAARSRFYELLMEEYENEKRLIIFSTHLIDEVSSLFEEVLIFEDGKLKLQEDTDSLRERCYSITGPTKSVESFVHNKQVIHQKSLAGMSTAVIMDDNKDVQVGAPLVKEGVSIQDLMIHLTARKGEGVHE
- a CDS encoding GNAT family N-acetyltransferase; the encoded protein is MDLMIRPFQESDFPRIVELIMEEKWTNLVSKQDQYLSALLTSNPTLVATVNETVVGYIRGLTDQHISLYICELLVDQAYRKYGIGKELIEKAHDLYPATRVELLASSTSHTYYEQQKYRPFYGYRKAAEEM
- a CDS encoding methyl-accepting chemotaxis protein, which translates into the protein MKKRFTSFKRKKSKSGSIRKKLILSFTLILLVPSIAIGALSYYFSYQKVQNTIYEEAETNVKLIDRELSETFKPKENDLQFLVKAIKSDMYAEQNGEMLDMILEQYKQQNSDTLNVYVGTSEGKTIIKPEAKLPADFDPRKQEWYKSALENKGNMIITAPYSDASTNQIVVTVAQVTNDGSGVIGIDINLNSLDAFASSVKIGEEGYITILDTQKQYLVHPSKERASSAEGEWVENMFSGESGSFTYQFEGDSKWMNFTTNEITGWKIGGTMYSSEVTSATSDIAYSTVIIVIVSLILGGIVIYFIVRSITRPLLALTKSAQVISEGDLTEKIEIKTNDEIGTLAESFNTMVDSIRSVVSSINESIEKVASSSEELTASAEQTSEATSHVADAIDQISNGSEDTTQRITATSDSLEEVSKGVSTITESTSHVAELSKQTVSNAEEGGKYVKDNYEQMKFIVESVTSSNEVIKGLAARSKEIGEIVGVIGDIAEQTNLLALNAAIESARAGEHGKGFAVVANEVRNLAEKSQESAKMISDLIKGIQQDTDKSVAVMAEVTTNAEEGLKLTEVTSKKFVEIMKQTQDISPQIDEVSSTVEQISASIQEISASANEIASVSQENASHSQQVAATTEEQLASMEEITSSAKSLAEMAEQLQELVRKFTI